In Rhizobium sp. CIAT894, the genomic window TCTGCTCGCTCTCTTTACAGCCGAGCCGAAGCAACTGACGGCGGACAATGCGCGAAATTGGGCCGATGATTTCGACTCCTGGGAGATCGTCGACTGCGCCGCCGATCTCTTCGTCGAGGCCCGGCTCGACGAGCTCGTGTTGGAATTCGCCGCCGATGAGCGCGAATTTGTCAGGCGCACTGCCTTCGCCATGATTGCCGGTGCCGCCGTTCATCGGAAGAAGGAGCCTGATGCCACCATCCTTGCCTGGATGCCGCTGATCGAAGCCTATTCCGCCGACCCTCGAAACTTCGTGCGCAAGGCGGTCAATTGGGCACTCCGCAGTATCGGCAAGCGTAATCTCGCCTGCCATGCGCCGGCGCTCGCACTCGCGGGAGTCCTGGCGGAAAGCCCCGACAAAACCACCCGCTGGATCGGCAAGGATGCCGCCAGGGAGCTGACCGGCGAAAAGCTGCTGGCACGGCTGAGATAGAGCGAATGCCGAAGCCCTCGCCTCTTCGTCAATGATGTCTGGATTTTTCGACCAGGAAATCGATCAGCACCCGGACCGCCGGCGGCATGCCCTTGGCGGTCGTGAAGACGATATAGAATTGGCTCTCCTCCGATTGCCATTCCGGCAGCACCCGCACCAGCCTGCCGGCCTGGAGATCCGTCTCGCAGGCGCTTTCGAGCAGAAGGCCAAAGCCGAGGCCGGCACGAGCCGCGTCGAGGATGGCGGTCATACTGCGGCAGGTGAGCCTCGGCTGATGCCGAATCACCCGCCTGGTATCATTCGGGCCGAGCAGTTCCCAGCTATGGAACGACACCCATGAGGTCATTGCCAGCGTCGGCAACTCGGCGAGTTCGTCCACGCAATTGAGGCCACCGGTGCGCTCGATGAGCGAGGGACTTGCAACGAGGATGCGCCGCGCCCGGTCGAGCTTGCGCATCGTCAGACTCGTCTGCGTCTCCGGCTCGTTGGTCGCCCTCACCTCAAGATCGATCCGTTCATTGATGAGATCGGCGCGCCGGTCGGAGCCGATGATCTGCAGCTTGATCTTCGGATAACGCTCCAGGAATTCAGGCAGAATGCCGCCGACCGAAATATCGACGAGGCCGAGCGGGCACCCCATTCGCACCACGCCCTGCGGATCGGACTGGGCCTCGCTGACGATCGACTTGGCGCGGTCGGCCTCCTGCAGAATGGTCTGGCATCTTTCGTAAAAAGCCTGGCCGATCTCCGTCACCCGGAAGTGACGTGTCGAGCGTTCTATGAGCCTTGCGCCAAGCCCATCCTCAAGCCGGCTGACCCGCCTGCTCAACTTCGAACGCGGTATCTTGAGATCGCGACTTGCGGAAGCAAAACCGCCGCTGGAGACAACAGCGGCGAAATAATAGTAATCGTTGAGATCGTCCATAAGAACAAGCTGTCCGAGTAAAGGAATGAATGCCAGCCCCCTGCAAAGGTTGTATCTTCTCTTCCAAAAAGAGGTAATCACATTGTCGGCATTGGAATTTCTTTTCGCGACCTGTTGCGGCAACGCCAGCCGGCGGAGAAGCGGCCAACAGCGCCCGCCTGCACGATGGTGCTATCGATCAATCCAGCGCGGCTGAAAATTGAAGAGGGAGTTCATCGAGAAACGAGGTCGCCAAAAAGCCGACATGCGCAAGCAATGAGCCGCTTGCACGACCTGAAAACTCTGTCGAAAGACTAGCTTGAAGACTGGGCGTCAAAAACGCTGCAAGGACGGTCCGGCAGGGAAGACCGGACCCGTCCCCGTAGCTGATCGGAGGTCACTCGGATCAGAAACTGATTTGAAGTGCCCCCGGCCCGAAAACCGGGGGCATCCACTAAGTAGATTAGAACGAACGCTGCAGACGGAAGTAGCCCGTCGTGGAGTCGTCGCCATCATCCGGATCGAGGTACTGAACCGAGGCCTTGGCGTAGAAGTTGTCGACGATCTGGTAATCAACCGTCAGACCAACCTTCCAAGCATCGCCGAGACCATCGTAGTCGTCCGGAACGGCCTTGCCACCGCCGAAGTAGTTGCCGTAGTACTGAACGGCCGGGGTGATCTTCAGCTTGTCGGTTGCCTTGATAGCGTATTCGGCAGCGATAGCCCATTCAGCCGACGAGTAATAGGAGTTCGGGCCGGAAGAGTAGACGCCAGCGAGGCCGAGCGTGCCGGGGCCGATGTCAACTGTACCCATTGCGCGGATTGCGCCATCTTCGTTGTCGAAGTCCCAGCCACCGGTAACCTGGTAGCTGAATGCGCCGGCAGTGCCACCAACGCCGAAGGCAACGCCAACGTTGTTGGCTTCTTCGCCAGTCTTGTAAACGCCATCTTCCAGTTCGTCGACGCTGAGGCCGGCGTAGAAGGTGCCGCTTTCATACTGATAACGGATGGAGTTGTGCAGCGTTACGACCGAGCCGATGTCGTCGGTTTCGCCGGAGAGGCCATCGTCCCACCAGCTGTAGAAGAGACCGGCGCGGAAGCCCGCGACGTCGAGGTAAGCGGAATCGAGAACGGCGTCCTGATCGGTGGCGTTGTCAGCATTGAACTGCATGACGATGACGCCGGTCAGCGGACCATACTCGGTGTCGCTCTTGGCCGTGAACTGAACCTGACCGCGGGTAACTGCATCCCAGTCCGAATCGCCGCCGACGTCTTCGCCAACGTTAACCTGGAAACGGATGTAGCCTTCGATCTTGAGGCAGGTTTCGGTGCCCGGGATGTAGAAGTAGCCGGTGCCGTAAGCGTCGCAGACGCGAACATATTCAACCGGTTCCGGCTCAGCAGCAACAATAGCGTCAGCTGCAAGAACCGGCGTCGATGCAGCAAATGCTGCTGCTGATGCAAGCAAAACCATTCTGATGTTCATTTACCAATCCATTCCTTTGTCGATCGGGGCTGGCTTCCAATCGGGTAGTCGATTTGAAGCCGGCCCAGTTTGAACAGCCATCTCGGCGTGCGGATCGATCGAACCGCCAAACCGTCATCCCACACGCTGCGTTATCAAGCAATTCTCGATACACGTGAGATGGGCCTACCGAAGCCACTTTCCCCGTAGCCGTGATTTTTATACAACAATTTCAATTATTTAGACGGAAAACAGCACGAGCGGCCCTGCGACGGAAATCATCCATCGCAAGCCGCAAACGCTATACACAGTTCGTCAAATTCTTCACCGTTCGACTCCCGTCGAACATAAAGGTGAAGCGCATAAACTCTACCGCCGGCTAATCAACACATACAAGGCAGCAGTTTAGAACATGGTGTCCTGAATTCGATACCAATGAGACAAAATGATGACGCACCACTCACCGGTCGTTGATAAGCATAGCCTTATATTCGTTACCAGGCTATTTATTTTTGAGAGTTTGGCACGATTTGAGCGTTTTTTCGCTATTTCCAGGGCTTTTCTACAGTCGCGACCATATTCTGCCTCACCCTGCGCTTCCCAGATCGTTCAAATGTGGCCGGATTGCCTTCGGGCAGCTCAATCCTCGCGCAATTGTGGCGTGCGGCAGCAGGCCGCACGCTGCCTTCAATCCTCGTTGGATTTGGCATTCTCCAGAATCATGTAGTCGAGCGGCAGCTGCGTCGAATACTTGATCTGCTCCATCGCAAAGGCGGAAGAAACGTCACGAATCTCGATCTTGGCGATCATGCGCTTGTAGAAAGCGTCATAGGCGGCGATATCGGGCACGACGACTCGCAGGAGATAGTCGACATCCCCGCTCATCCGGTAGAAT contains:
- a CDS encoding DNA alkylation repair protein — its product is MITSASDAAELIAYLETLRSEENIAGMARFGIVTNRALGIPNPDVKAVARQAKKDHARAMQLWRSDIREARLLALFTAEPKQLTADNARNWADDFDSWEIVDCAADLFVEARLDELVLEFAADEREFVRRTAFAMIAGAAVHRKKEPDATILAWMPLIEAYSADPRNFVRKAVNWALRSIGKRNLACHAPALALAGVLAESPDKTTRWIGKDAARELTGEKLLARLR
- a CDS encoding LysR substrate-binding domain-containing protein → MDDLNDYYYFAAVVSSGGFASASRDLKIPRSKLSRRVSRLEDGLGARLIERSTRHFRVTEIGQAFYERCQTILQEADRAKSIVSEAQSDPQGVVRMGCPLGLVDISVGGILPEFLERYPKIKLQIIGSDRRADLINERIDLEVRATNEPETQTSLTMRKLDRARRILVASPSLIERTGGLNCVDELAELPTLAMTSWVSFHSWELLGPNDTRRVIRHQPRLTCRSMTAILDAARAGLGFGLLLESACETDLQAGRLVRVLPEWQSEESQFYIVFTTAKGMPPAVRVLIDFLVEKSRHH
- a CDS encoding porin, encoding MNIRMVLLASAAAFAASTPVLAADAIVAAEPEPVEYVRVCDAYGTGYFYIPGTETCLKIEGYIRFQVNVGEDVGGDSDWDAVTRGQVQFTAKSDTEYGPLTGVIVMQFNADNATDQDAVLDSAYLDVAGFRAGLFYSWWDDGLSGETDDIGSVVTLHNSIRYQYESGTFYAGLSVDELEDGVYKTGEEANNVGVAFGVGGTAGAFSYQVTGGWDFDNEDGAIRAMGTVDIGPGTLGLAGVYSSGPNSYYSSAEWAIAAEYAIKATDKLKITPAVQYYGNYFGGGKAVPDDYDGLGDAWKVGLTVDYQIVDNFYAKASVQYLDPDDGDDSTTGYFRLQRSF